A single region of the Raphanus sativus cultivar WK10039 chromosome 1, ASM80110v3, whole genome shotgun sequence genome encodes:
- the LOC108851289 gene encoding uncharacterized protein LOC108851289: protein MAAPHFTQIETTVNPLMHSSFLFSCLLSLSLFSLISATYFLLKASRRRRAAVNSRKPLSESETKLEPSEISDATHYQTCEDNETRLAKSRLFELLLCDKKEEEEEEESDWEGDQGVSAKKRKKKKKKRGKKKKKSEVGNDDESGGDGLVSNPETKPAFVCLYPFTSSSSATQRKIKQQYDHLVKCNSAKGLTLAQVGEFANCLIEAKNELQNKSEVIKRKFSITKALLCKADRSSFDRIRQQIYKLEMEQKRVQEDALVYNWLQQQLKLSPAYKKVLEISASMELKEKSSTELDSQDDEVSDISFEELLEQEKKDSFWQKNGRLRTCSRT from the exons ATGGCGGCTCCGCATTTCACACAAATCGAAACAACAGTAAACCCTCTCATGCACTCCTCCTTCCTCTTCTCATGTCTCCTATCTCTCTCCCTCTTCTCCCTCATCTCCGCTACCTACTTCCTCCTCAAAGCTTCCCGCCGCCGCAGAGCTGCTGTGAACAGCCGTAAACCCTTATCCGAATCCGAAACCAAACTCGAACCATCGGAGATTTCTGACGCGACCCATTACCAAACCTGTGAAGATAACGAGACCCGTTTAGCAAAATCGCGTCTTTTCGAGTTACTGCTCTGCGataagaaggaggaggaggaggaagaagaatcgGATTGGGAGGGTGATCAAGGAGTTTCTgcaaagaagaggaagaagaagaagaagaagagaggtaagaagaagaagaagtcggAGGTTGGGAATGATGATGAATCAGGCGGCGATGGGTTGGTTTCGAATCCGGAAACCAAACCGGCGTTCGTTTGCTTGTACCCTTTTACCTCGTCGAGCAGTGCTACGCAGAGGAAGATCAAGCAGCAGTACGATCACCTTGTCAAGTGCAATAGTGCTAAAGGATTGACCTTAGCTCAG GTTGGGGAATTTGCTAACTGTTTGATAGAAGCCAAAAATGAATTACAGAACAA gtCGGAGGTGATCAAGCGTAAGTTTTCAATAACAAAAGCTCTTCTGTGCAAGGCTGATAGATCTTCCTTTGACCGAATTCGTCAACAG ATTTACAAGCTGGAGATGGAACAAAAAAGAGTACAAGAAGATGCACTTGTATATAATTGGCTCCAACAACAGTTAAAACTTTCACCTGCATACAAAAAG GTTCTTGAGATAAGCGCTTCCATGGAACTCAAAGAAAAATCGAGTACAGAGTTGGACAGTCAAGATGATGAAGTTTCAGACATCTCCTTCGAAGAGCTGTTGGAACAGGAGAAGAAAGACTCCTTTTG GCAAAAAAATGGAAGATTGCGAACTTGCAGCAGGACATGA
- the LOC108811353 gene encoding protein phosphatase 2C 7 has protein sequence MEEISPAVALTFSLANTICDSGISSALDITEMKNVTDAVDMLSHQKDQSYSSNREVEYTMMEEDVSEDKTLPEARSLSSDFSVAVQESEEDEVLVSDEATVISEGLIVVDARSEITLLPDTVEIDNGRVLATAIIVNETTIDQVPTAEVLITSLNHDVSMEATTASEVVIRLPEEAQNVGARGSRSVYELECIPLWGTVSICGGRSEMEDAVSALPHFLKIPIKMLMGDHEGMSPSLTHLTSHFFGVYDGHGGPQVADYCHDRIHFALAEEIERIKEELCERNTGEGRQVQWEKVFTECYLKVDNEVKGKISRPVVGDDKMVLEAVSPETVGSTAVVALVCSSHIIVSNCGDSRAVLLRGKDSMPLSVDHKPDREDEYARIERAGGKVIQWQGARVSGVLAMSRSIGDEYLEPYVIPDPEVTFMPRAREDECLILASDGLWDVISNQDACDFARKRILWWHKKNGALPLAERGVGEDQACQAAADYLSKLAIQKGSKDNISIIVVDLKAQRKFKTRS, from the exons ATGGAAGAGATTTCACCAGCAGTTGCACTGACTTTTAGCTTAGCCAACACGATTTGTGACTCAGGAATCTCATCGGCCTTAGATATCACCGAGATGAAGAACGTCACTGATGCAGTCGACATGTTGTCCCATCAGAAAGATCAAAGTTACAGCAGTAACAGAGAGGTTGAGTATACGATGATGGAGGAAGATGTTTCAGAAGACAAAACACTACCTGAAGCTAGATCCTTGTCTTCTGATTTTAGCGTAGCTGTCCAAGAATCAGAAGAAGATGAGGTATTAGTATCTGATGAGGCGACTGTTATAAGCGAGGGTTTGATAGTTGTGGACGCTAGGTCTGAGATAACTCTGCTGCCAGACACAGTCGAAATAGATAACGGGAGGGTTCTCGCTACTGCGATCATCGTAAACGAGACGACCATAGATCAGGTTCCAACAGCTGAAGTCCTTATCACGAGTCTGAATCACGATGTGAGTATGGAAGCGACAACAGCTTCGGAGGTGGTCATTAGGTTGCCTGAAGAAGCTCAGAACGTTGGTGCGAGAGGAAGCAGGAGTGTCTATGAGCTAGAATGTATACCTCTCTGGGGCACTGTTTCGATCTGCGGTGGGAGATCTGAAATGGAGGATGCTGTTAGTGCTTTGCCTCATTTTCTGAAAATACCAATTAAAATGCTTATGGGAGATCATGAAGGGATGAGTCCAAGTCTCACACACCTCACTAGTCACTTCTTTGGTGTATATGATGGTCATGGAGGCCCTCAG GTTGCTGACTATTGTCATGATAGGATCCATTTTGCTTTGGCTGAAGAGATCGAACGGATTAAAGAAGAACTGTGCGAGAGGAACACTGGGGAGGGTAGGCAGGTTCAGTGGGAGAAAGTTTTTACCGAATGCTATCTAAAGGTTGATAATGAAGTTAAAGGGAAAATCAGCAGACCTGTTGTTGGTGATGATAAGATGGTTCTTGAGGCTGTTTCCCCTGAAACCGTGGGATCAACTGCTGTGGTTGCTCTGGTTTGCTCATCACATATAATAGTCTCAAACTGTGGTGATTCAAGAGCCGTCCTACTCCGTGGCAAAGACTCCATGCCTTTATCTGTTGATCACAAA CCAGATAGAGAGGATGAGTATGCAAGAATAGAGAGAGCTGGAGGGAAAGTTATACAATGGCAAGGTGCACGTGTTTCCGGCGTTCTTGCCATGTCAAGATCCATCG GAGATGAATATCTGGAGCCGTATGTGATACCAGATCCTGAAGTGACGTTTATGCCACGAGCAAGAGAAGACGAGTGTCTTATACTGGCCAGTGATGGACTATGGGACGTGATAAGTAACCAAGATGCTTGTGACTTTGCGAGGAAAAGGATCTTATGGTGGCACAAGAAGAATGGAGCGTTGCCTTTAGCTGAGAGAGGTGTAGGGGAAGACCAAGCTTGCCAAGCTGCAGCTGATTATCTCTCCAAACTCGCTATTCAGAAGGGAAGCAAAGACAACATCTCTATCATAGTGGTCGACCTGAAAGCTCAGAGAAAGTTCAAGACCAGATCTTGA
- the LOC108861526 gene encoding heterogeneous nuclear ribonucleoprotein 1, which produces MDYNSGLSGYGDDSYHRHPQEEQLPPSDYVVETVDDDDMRNGGAAAVDTGGMQVKQSSDHRQSSSSMCAPGKLFVGGVSWETTEETFGKYFEKFGEVVDSVIMRDRMTGKPRGFGFVTYADSTVAEKVLEEEHVIDDRKVDLKRTVPRGDRDTDFKAVSKTRKIFVGGLPPSLEEDELKKYFCVYGDIIEHQIVYDHHTGRSRGFGFVTFMTEDSVDRLFSDGKVHELGDKQVDIKKAEPKRTGRDNNFRSYGASSKYGQEDYYGGQANEDYNMFGGYGGYGAAYGNSMVNAAGFYGYGGGYGYGYGYGYGGQMFNPGYGAGGYSNMGGGYGVAAAAAYGGGKVHGDSNSGSSSGRGNGTNGIGPGRYHPYQK; this is translated from the exons ATGGATTACAACTCAGGTCTTAGTGGTTATGGTGATGACTCCTACCATCGTCACCCGCAAGAAGAACAGCTACCTCCGTCGGATTATGTAGTTGAGactgttgatgatgatgacatgAGGAACGGTGGTGCAGCAGCTGTAGATACTGGTGGGATGCAGGTGAAGCAATCTAGTGACCATCGTCAATCTTCTTCGTCCATGTGTGCTCCTGG GAAACTATTCGTAGGTGGAGTTTCTTGGGAAACAACTGAAg AAACTTTTGGCAAGTACTTTGAGAAGTTTGGAGAAGTTGTAGACTCTGTAATCATGAGAGATAGAATGACTGGAAAGCCAAGAGGATTTGGGTTTGTAACTTACGCTGATTCAACTGTTGCAGAGAAAGTTTTGGAGGAAGAGCATGTAATAGATGACCGCAAG GTTGATCTGAAAAGGACAGTTCCTAGAGGAGACAGGGATACTGATTTCAAAGCGGTATCAAAAACTAGGAAAATCTTTGTTGGTGGACTTCCACCGTCTTTGGAAGAAG aTGAACTGAAGAAGTATTTCTGTGTATACGGTGACATAATTGAGCATCAGATTGTGTACGACCACCACACTGGAAGGTCAAGAGGCTTCGGTTTTGTAACCTTTATGACTGAAGATTCGGTGGACAGACTTTTCTCCGATGGAAAAGTCCATGAGCTAGGTGACAAACAG GTCGATATAAAAAAGGCTGAACCAAAGAGGACGGGAAGAGATAACAACTTTCGCTCCTATGGGGCTAGTAGCAAGTATGGTCAGGAAGATTATTATGGTGGGCAAGCAAATGAAGATTACAATATGTTTGGTGGTTATGGCGGTTATGGAGCAGCCTACGGGAACTCCATGGTTAATGCCGCTGGATTTTATGGTTACGGTGGTGGGTATGGGTATGGTTATGGTTATGGCTATGGAGGTCAAATGTTTAACCCTGGCTATGGAGCTGGCGGTTATAGCAATATGGGTGGTGGCTATGGTGTTGCTGCGGCAGCTGCTTATGGAGGTGGGAAAGTTCATGGAGACAGCAACAGTGGCTCAAGCAGCGGCAGAGGCAACGGGACTAATGGTATAGGACCAGGTCGATACCATCCTTATCAGAAGTGA
- the LOC108835198 gene encoding glyoxylate/succinic semialdehyde reductase 2, chloroplastic: MALCSILCPRIPVRFRPKPVSPFFSKPMFPLSYRVYSSLQPTPSTKDELGSVSIGFLGMGIMGSPMAQNLIKAGCDVSVWNRTKSKCDPLIGLGAKYKSSPEEVTATCDLTFAMLADPESAIDVACGKNGAVSGISSGKGYVDVSTVDAASSMLISKQIKDTGALFLEAPVSGSKKPAEDGQLIFLTAGDKLLYEKAAPYLDIMGKSRFYLGDVGNGAAMKLVVNMIMGSMMASFAEGILLSQKVGLDPNVLVEVVSQGAINAPMYSLKGPSMIKSVYPTAFPLKHQQKDMRLALGLAESVSQSTPIAAAANELYKVAKSYGLSDEDFSAVIEALKAARSQQS; this comes from the exons ATGGCTTTGTGCTCGATCTTATGCCCTCGTATCCCTGTTCGATTCAGACCTAAACCCGTTTCTCCTTTCTTCTCAAAACCTATGTTTCCCCTCTCTTATAGGGTTTACTCTTCTCTGCAACCTACTCCTTCTACCAAAG ATGAACTTGGAAGTGTAAGCATTGGGTTTCTGGGTATGGGAATCATGGGTTCTCCAATGGCACAGAACCTCATCAAAGCTGG GTGTGATGTGTCTGTTTGGAACCGAACTAAGAGCAAATGTGATCCTCTCATCGGATTAGGAGCAAA ATACAAGTCTTCTCCTGAAGAAGTGACTGCAACTTGCGATCTCACATTTGCAATGCTAGCAGATCCTGAGAGTGCA ATCGATGTTGCTTGTGGAAAGAATGGAGCCGTATCTGGAATTAGTTCAGGAAAAGG GTATGTTGATGTCTCAACCGTTGATGCTGCCTCGTCGATGTTAATCAGCAAGCAAATAAAGGATACCGGAGCACTGTTTTTGGAG GCACCAGTTTCCGGTTCCAAAAAGCCTGCCGAAGATGGTCAGTTAATATTCCTCACTGCAG GTGATAAGCTACTATACGAAAAAGCTGCTCCTTACTTAGACATCATGGGAAAG TCAAGATTCTATTTGGGTGATGTTGGTAATGGAGCAGCAATGAAACTTGTCGTCAACATGATCATGGGAAG TATGATGGCATCATTCGCTGAGGGAATACTTCTAAGCCAGAAAGTAGGACTTGATCCAAATGTACTGGTCGAA GTTGTCTCACAGGGAGCCATCAATGCGCCAATGTACTCACTTAAGGGTCCTTCAATGATCAAGTCAGTGTATCCTACAGCTTTCCCATTGAAGCACCAGCAGAAG GATATGAGACTGGCACTGGGACTAGCTGAGTCAGTTTCTCAGTCAACTCCAATTGCGGCTGCAGCAAACGAGCTTTACAAAGTTGCCAAGTCATATGGTTTGAGCGATGAAGATTTCTCTGCGGTTATTGAAGCACTGAAAGCTGCAAGATCTCAACAAAGCTAA
- the LOC108861431 gene encoding putative pentatricopeptide repeat-containing protein At1g17630, producing the protein MVHASSRRFRLQEIPSRLLRNRCFYTYPCPYTPISPQRTVSASSCLSPTTDNDHQSLLHYFDHVLESCVTAQQCQQVHTQLLISDSIYRSGSSLPAKLVSVYTLFELLRDARNVFDTVPLELHSDLRLWSSIMRSNVSHGHHENALDLYDAMRERGLTGDGFILPLILRACRYSGRFGSCRAFHSHVIQIGLRENLHVANELLALYPKAGRVEDAYKVFVEMPMRNRISWNVMISGFSQGRDCEGAVRVFEWMRREEFVPDEVTWTSVLSCHSQCGKFEDVVKYFEVMRMSVNVVSGEALAVLFSVCAELGAFGTAEKVHGFVVKGGFEEYLPSKNALTYVYGKQGRVKEAEQLFRQIRNKGIESWNALITSLVDAGKLDEALSLFTELEEMNGFCNVKANVVTWTSVIKGCNVQGRGDDSLEYFRRMQFSEVLSNSVTICCVLSICAELPALNPGKEIHGHVIRTSMSDNILVQNALVNMYSKCGSLSEGNLVFEAIRDKDLISWNSMIKGYGMHGFGEKALTMFDRMIKSGLHPDGIALVAVLSACSHAGLVEEGREIFSSMSNKFGIEPQQEHYACIVDLLGRVGFLKEASEIVESMPMEPNVCVLGALLNSCRMHKNMDIAENVASQLFGLEPEKTGSYMLLSNTYSASEKWEESAKVRALAKKKDLKKLSGSSWIELKKKVFKFSSGSSVHSEFASVYPVLEDLVSHVWQKGPTHDESNYGEDLDLWIA; encoded by the coding sequence ATGGTTCACGCTTCGTCCCGGCGGTTTCGTCTCCAAGAAATCCCTTCGCGTCTTCTTCGTAACCGCTGTTTCTACACTTATCCATGTCCGTACACACCGATCTCTCCTCAGAGGACtgtttcagcttcctcatgCCTGTCCCCTACGACCGATAACGATCATCAATCCCTCTTGCATTACTTCGACCACGTTCTTGAATCATGCGTGACAGCTCAGCAATGCCAACAAGTCCATACCCAACTACTTATATCCGATTCCATATACCGTTCCGGGTCATCATTACCTGCGAAGCTCGTCTCGGTTTACACCCTGTTCGAACTCCTCCGCGACGCACGCAACGTGTTCGACACTGTTCCGCTCGAGTTACACTCCGATCTGCGTTTATGGAGCTCAATTATGAGATCCAACGTCTCTCACGGACACCACGAGAACGCTCTCGACCTCTACGACGCGATGCGCGAGCGAGGTCTCACAGGGGACGGCTTCATCTTACCCTTGATCCTTCGAGCTTGTCGTTACTCAGGCCGTTTCGGTTCGTGCAGAGCTTTTCATAGTCATGTGATTCAGATCGGTTTGCGAGAGAATCTCCACGTGGCGAACGAGTTGCTCGCGCTGTACCCAAAGGCGGGAAGGGTGGAAGATGCGTACAAGGTGTTCGTCGAAATGCCTATGAGAAACCGTATATCGTGGAACGTCATGATCTCGGGTTTTTCTCAGGGGCGTGACTGCGAAGGTGCTGTTAGGGTTTTTGAGTGGATGCGACGCGAGGAGTTTGTACCGGATGAAGTGACTTGGACTTCGGTTTTGTCTTGTCATTCTCAGTGTGGGAAGTTTGAGGATGTTGTCAAGTATTTTGAGGTGATGAGGATGAGTGTGAATGTAGTTAGTGGGGAAGCTCTTGCTGTTTTATTCTCTGTGTGTGCTGAGTTAGGAGCGTTCGGTACTGCTGAGAAGGTTCATGGGTTTGTTGTAAAAGGTGGGTTTGAAGAGTATTTGCCCTCGAAGAACGCATTGACGTACGTGTACGGGAAGCAAGGGAGGGTTAAAGAAGCTGAGCAGTTGTTTAGGCAGATAAGGAACAAAGGTATAGAGAGCTGGAATGCTTTGATAACATCGTTGGTGGATGCTGGTAAACTCGACGAGGCGCTTTCGTTGTTTACAGAGTTGGAGGAGATGAATGGGTTTTGTAACGTCAAGGCTAACGTGGTTACTTGGACTTCCGTTATCAAGGGGTGTAACGTGCAAGGAAGAGGAGATGATTCGCTTGAATATTTCCGGCGAATGCAGTTTTCGGAAGTTTTGTCTAATTCAGTGACGATTTGTTGTGTACTGTCCATCTGTGCAGAGCTTCCAGCTTTGAATCCGGGGAAAGAAATCCATGGACATGTGATTAGAACCTCGATGAGCGATAACATTCTTGTTCAGAATGCATTGGTGAATATGTACAGCAAATGCGGGTCACTCAGCGAGGGGAATTTAGTTTTTGAAGCAATTAGGGACAAGGATCTGATCTCATGGAACTCGATGATCAAAGGTTATGGTATGCATGGGTTTGGTGAGAAAGCTCTAACTATGTTCGATAGAATGATAAAATCCGGTTTACATCCTGATGGGATTGCTTTGGTAGCTGTTCTTTCAGCCTGTAGTCACGCAGGGCTGGTTGAAGAGGGACGTGAGATTTTCAGTTCGATGAGCAACAAGTTTGGAATAGAGCCACAGCAAGAGCACTATGCATGTATTGTTGACCTCCTTGGTCGTGTAGGGTTTCTGAAAGAAGCTAGCGAGATTGTGGAGAGCATGCCGATGGAGCCTAACGTATGTGTGTTGGGAGCTCTATTAAATTCTTGCCGCATGCACAAAAACATGGACATTGCAGAGAATGTAGCATCACAGCTTTTTGGTCTAGAACCGGAGAAGACAGGAAGCTATATGTTGCTGTCTAATACTTACTCTGCTAGCGAAAAATGGGAAGAATCTGCAAAGGTTAGGGCTTTAGCCAAGAAAAAGGATCTTAAGAAACTGTCTGGAAGCAGTTGGATTGAATTAAAGAAGAAAGTGTTCAAATTCTCATCAGGATCATCAGTACATAGCGAGTTTGCGAGCGTCTACCCGGTTCTTGAGGATTTGGTTAGTCATGTGTGGCAGAAAGGCCCTACACACGATGAGAGCAATTACGGGGAGGATCTTGACTTGTGGATAGCGTAA
- the LOC108852921 gene encoding LOW QUALITY PROTEIN: NDR1/HIN1-like protein 6 (The sequence of the model RefSeq protein was modified relative to this genomic sequence to represent the inferred CDS: inserted 1 base in 1 codon) — protein sequence MTDDRVYPASKPPGASTANPTFPANKAQLYNANRPAYRQPASRHRRTHSRGCCCRCCCWTIFVLILLILLAAAASAVVYLIYRPRQPSFTVSSLKVSSLNFTSANHLTTAIXLSVIAKNPNKNVGFDYDATDITVFKTSPGDDDVVIGKGSIPSFFHGKKNTTLLKSTIGSPPGDLDELSAGKLKGELKAKKAVAIKIVLDTKVKVKMGSVKSPKSGIRVTCEGIKAAAPTGKKATTAATSAAKCKVDLRIKIWKFTF from the exons ATGACAGACGACAGAGTCTACCCGGCGTCGAAACCTCCCGGGGCATCCACCGCAAACCCGACCTTCCCGGCGAACAAAGCTCAGCTCTACAACGCGAACCGCCCGGCTTACCGTCAACCAGCCTCTCGCCACCGCCGCACGCACAGCCGCGGATGCTGCTGCCGCTGCTGCTGCTGGACGATCTTCGTGCTCATCCTCCTGATCCTCCTCGCCGCCGCCGCGTCCGCCGTCGTGTACCTGATCTACCGTCCTCGACAGCCGAGCTTCACCGTCTCTTCCCTCAAAGTCTCCTCCCTCAACTTCACCTCCGCCAACCACCTCACCACCGCCA TCCTCTCCGTCATCGCCAAGAACCCGAACAAGAACGTCGGGTTCGACTACGACGCCACCGACATCACGGTCTTCAAAACCTCCCCAGGAGACGACGACGTGGTCATCGGCAAAGGCTCCATCCCGTCGTTCTTCCACGGGAAGAAGAACACGACTCTGCTGAAATCGACGATCGGGAGTCCCCCGGGAGATCTCGACGAGCTGTCGGCGGGGAAGCTCAAGGGAGAGCTGAAGGCGAAGAAAGCGGTGGCGATTAAGATTGTTCTCGATACGAAGGTGAAAGTGAAGATGGGATCTGTGAAAAGCCCTAAGTCTGGAATTAGGGTTACTTGCGAAGGGATTAAAGCGGCGGCTCCTACGGGGAAGAAGGCGACCACGGCTGCTACTTCCGCAGCTAAGTGTAAGGTTGATCTTAGGATCAAGATCTGGAAATTCACTTTTTAA
- the LOC108844292 gene encoding disease resistance protein Roq1, protein MNEECYALFREPSMVVLLAAMEKEFVAFRDELKKMAQYWEDQTASWSKKMRTWKMERETAKTVRRVKRSTQPAKQIVEVARDTQVREESRRHATSPFKRYATSLTYRSSKVLNKKRSLFTRIQMFSSSSSTTPQKFDVFLSFRGKDTRRIFISFLYKELIRMSIRTFKDDVELKSGRRISSDLLMAIEGSKIAVVVVSKKYPASPWCLHELVKIMDVEKQGSLTVMPIFYNVEPSHVRRQIEKVAEQFTKHEGREDHETVVSWRQALTNLASVSGHCSRDWEDDSKLVDEIIQRISNMLLLSATPSNDGISYQLGIDAHMKELYPLLALNSNEGVRLIGIWARGSSVRSALARFVYKKIHKKFQSKCFLENVKGIPQDCQMSNLREEFLIRIQGGYSTMKTSGLIRTRLMSQRVLLVANNVDKLEQLDALAEDFNCFGPGSIVIITTHDKQLLVGFGIKVVYEVECLRCFEVRQLFRQSAFRERDLYDCSELFSTISGTDLE, encoded by the exons ATGAATGAAGAGTGTTATGCTCTTTTTCGTGAGCCATCAATGGTGGTTTTGCTAGCAGCCATGGAGAAGGAGTTTGTTGCTTTTCGTGATGAGCTCAAGAAGATGGCACAATATTGGGAGGATCAGACAGCTAGTTGGAGTAAGAAGATGAGGACGTGGAAGATGGAGAGGGAGACGGCAAAGACGGTAAGAAGGGTGAAGAGATCAACCCAACCGGCTAAACAAATTGTGGAGGTAGCAAGGGATACGCAGGTTCGTGAGGAATCTCGTCGACATGCGACTTCACCATTCAAACGATATGCAACGTCAC TTACGTATCGCTCTTccaaagttttaaataaaaaaagatcaCTGTTTACTCGAATTCAAATGTTTTCATCGTCTTCTTCTACTACCCCCCAAAAGTTCGATGTCTTTCTGAGTTTCAGAGGCAAGGACACTCGCAGAATCTTCATCAGCTTTCTCTACAAAGAACTCATTCGAATGAGTATTCGAACTTTCAAAGACGACGTTGAACTCAAGAGTGGCCGTCGTATCTCTTCAGATCTCCTTATGGCCATCGAAGGTTCCAAGATCGCCGTCGTGGTTGTCTCCAAGAAATATCCTGCCTCTCCCTGGTGTCTCCATGAGCTAGTGAAGATCATGGACGTCGAGAAACAAGGTTCCCTCACCGTTATGCCAATCTTCTACAACGTCGAGCCTTCTCATGTAAGGAGACAGATCGAAAAAGTCGCTGAACAGTTTACAAAACATGAAGGGAGGGAAGATCATGAGACTGTTGTGTCATGGAGGCAAGCTTTGACCAACTTGGCTAGTGTCTCTGGCCATTGTTCTCGTGATTG GGAAGATGACTCGAAGCTAGTTGATGAGATTATTCAGAGAATATCAAACATGTTGTTACTCTCTGCAACACCATCAAATGATGGTATCAGTTACCAGCTTGGGATTGACGCACACATGAAAGAGCTGTATCCATTATTAGCTTTGAATTCTAATGAAGGTGTAAGACTGATTGGAATATGGGCAAGAGGAAGCAGTGTAAGATCAGCTCTAGCTAGATTCGTCTACAAGAAAATCCACAAGAAGTTCCAAAGCAAATGCTTTCTCGAAAACGTCAAAGGGATTCCTCAAGATTGTCAAATGTCGAATCTTAGAGAAGAGTTTCTAATACGGATTCAAGGAGGGTACTCGACGATGAAGACCTCTGGGTTGATCAGAACAAGGCTCATGAGTCAGAGAGTTCTGCTTGTGGCTAACAACGTTGATAAACTCGAACAGTTAGATGCTCTTGCAGAAGACTTTAACTGTTTTGGTCCTGGTAGTATAGTTATCATAACTACACATGACAAACAGCTTCTTGTTGGGTTTGGGATAAAGGTTGTGTATGAAGTTGAGTGCTTGAGATGCTTTGAAGTTCGTCAACTCTTTCGTCAGTCCGCctttagagagagagaccttTATGATTGTTCCGAGTTGTTTTCGACGATATCAGGGACTGATCTTGAATAG
- the LOC108859422 gene encoding 50S ribosomal protein HLL, mitochondrial, protein MATALVSRLTKGRSLLGGLTNALSGLMSSSTGMMNGSILSQQQRTFIQMGTVLNVVDNSGAKKVVCIQSLRGKKGARLGDIIIGSVKEGLPEKKVKKGKEKDGAVPIGKKFNWKDDIPKGKVHKGNVVYGVVVRAKMQKGRVDGSQVCFDDNAIVILGIKGRKNKYENGFYQPIGTRVFGPVPHELRQRKQLKILALAQDLV, encoded by the exons ATGGCGACAGCTTTAGTTTCCAGACTCACCAAAG GACGTTCGTTGCTTGGAGGTCTTACCAATGCTTTATCTGGTTTGATGAGTTCATCCACTGGAATGATGAACGGAAGCATCCTCTCTCAG CAACAAAGGACGTTCATTCAAATGGGAACGGTACTCAACGTGGTGGATAACTCGGGTGCAAAGAAGGTGGTGTGCATCCAATCTCTAAGGGGAAAGAAAGGAGCAAGACTTGGCGATATCATCATCGGTTCAGTGAAAGAGGGCTTACCAGAAAAGAAAGTgaagaaaggaaaagagaaagacGGCGCCGTACCAATAGGTAAAAAGTTCAACTGGAAAGATGACATACCAAAAGGTAAAGTGCACAAAGGGAACGTCGTGTACGGTGTGGTTGTGCGCGCTAAGATGCAGAAAGGGCGTGTTGATGGAAGCCAAGTGTGTTTTGATGACAACGCCATCGTTATTTTAGGAATTAAGGGACGCAAGAATAAGTATGAGAATGGTTTCTACCAACCGATTGGTACTCGTGTGTTTGGTCCTGTCCCGCACGAGCTGCGCCAAAGGAAACAGCTCAAGATCCTTGCCTTGGCTCAGGACCTTGTTTGA